A part of Arcobacter sp. F2176 genomic DNA contains:
- a CDS encoding pentapeptide repeat-containing protein yields MFKTNDYWEEEFIEYDDKHFDSIYFDNCTFIKCDFSKSLIQGCKFTECTFISCDLSLSVLKNCVFNDVTFENSKLLGISWSSCEEPFNVEFDSCNISQNSFHLLDLRQIKFVNSLIKDTGFEECNLEKALFKTCDLEQSVFVKNNLQKANFETSKNYLIDPKQNDIKNATFSLPEALSFLTLLAIKLR; encoded by the coding sequence ATGTTTAAAACAAATGATTATTGGGAAGAAGAGTTTATTGAGTATGATGATAAACACTTTGATTCTATCTATTTTGATAACTGCACCTTTATAAAATGTGATTTTTCTAAAAGTCTTATTCAAGGCTGTAAGTTTACTGAGTGCACTTTTATATCTTGTGATTTGTCTTTGAGTGTTTTGAAAAATTGTGTATTTAATGATGTTACTTTCGAGAACTCAAAACTTCTTGGAATATCTTGGAGCTCTTGTGAAGAACCTTTTAATGTAGAATTTGATTCTTGCAATATTTCACAAAACTCTTTTCATCTTTTGGATTTGAGACAAATTAAATTTGTAAATTCACTTATTAAAGATACTGGGTTTGAAGAGTGCAACCTTGAAAAGGCACTTTTTAAAACTTGTGATTTAGAACAATCTGTATTTGTAAAAAACAATCTACAAAAAGCCAATTTTGAAACTTCAAAAAACTATTTAATTGACCCAAAACAAAATGATATAAAAAATGCTACATTTTCTCTTCCTGAGGCTTTGAGTTTTTTAACTCTTCTTGCAATAAAACTAAGATAG
- a CDS encoding cold-shock protein: MAELVNGSVKWFNSEKGFGFIEQENGGKDVFVHYRNINSTGYGRVSLEDGQKVTFEVAQGDKGLQAENVTAQ; this comes from the coding sequence ATGGCAGAATTAGTAAATGGATCAGTTAAATGGTTTAACAGCGAAAAAGGTTTTGGATTTATCGAACAAGAAAATGGTGGGAAAGATGTATTCGTACATTATAGAAACATCAACAGTACTGGATATGGTAGAGTTTCATTAGAAGATGGTCAAAAAGTTACTTTCGAGGTTGCTCAAGGTGATAAAGGTCTTCAAGCAGAAAACGTTACTGCTCAATAA
- a CDS encoding methyltransferase, with translation MNNDLSSIKPDRPSIITSEIEAIHFYRKMDTKATVEEMLTGKYVLVEEYYSNGLEVLSELKKNLLKKYKDKSFQGQRDYRSAFREASHRLLLKVKDNKLLVKKAPKIGWLELLYPEVSEFYISFPEVQGMNSSWQWYEKGIEVKTLDITLHPFYGAYFPTRFDHLKLFDKWLKKYEGSKENVIEIGIGSGVLSFQLIQNGFEHIFATDTNKNAIIGVKQESKRLGYENKITLNHGDLFDNCDVMADLIVFNPPWLLAKHKLEEGLDKAIYYEEELFPRFFEQAQKHLKAEGKIVLIFSNLAQVFDTESTHPIIEELRNNNRFRKELHLRRDVRASSKKTQRTDSRENEKVELWVLSQKSEK, from the coding sequence ATGAATAACGATTTATCATCTATCAAACCCGATAGACCAAGTATTATAACTTCAGAAATTGAAGCTATACATTTCTATCGTAAGATGGATACAAAGGCAACTGTTGAAGAGATGCTTACAGGGAAGTATGTTCTTGTAGAAGAGTATTACAGCAATGGATTAGAAGTTTTATCTGAACTAAAAAAAAATCTTTTAAAAAAATATAAAGATAAAAGCTTTCAAGGACAAAGAGACTATCGAAGTGCATTTAGAGAAGCCTCACATAGATTGTTATTAAAAGTAAAAGATAATAAGCTACTTGTTAAAAAAGCTCCCAAGATTGGTTGGTTAGAGTTATTATATCCAGAGGTTTCAGAATTTTATATCTCTTTTCCTGAAGTTCAAGGAATGAATAGTTCATGGCAATGGTATGAAAAAGGAATTGAAGTTAAAACTTTAGATATAACTCTTCATCCCTTTTATGGTGCATACTTTCCAACTAGGTTTGACCACTTAAAATTATTTGATAAGTGGCTAAAAAAATATGAGGGTTCGAAAGAAAACGTAATCGAAATCGGAATCGGAAGTGGTGTTTTATCATTTCAATTAATCCAAAATGGTTTTGAACATATTTTTGCAACAGATACAAATAAAAATGCAATTATTGGAGTAAAACAAGAGAGTAAAAGATTGGGATATGAAAACAAAATTACACTTAATCATGGTGATTTGTTTGATAATTGTGATGTTATGGCTGACTTGATTGTTTTTAATCCTCCTTGGTTATTAGCAAAACATAAACTAGAAGAAGGTCTTGATAAAGCTATTTATTATGAAGAAGAGTTATTTCCTAGATTTTTTGAACAGGCACAAAAGCATCTTAAGGCTGAAGGAAAAATAGTTTTAATATTTTCAAATTTAGCTCAAGTGTTTGATACAGAAAGTACTCATCCTATAATAGAAGAGTTACGAAATAATAATCGTTTTAGAAAAGAGTTACACTTACGAAGAGATGTAAGAGCTTCATCGAAAAAAACACAACGAACTGATTCAAGAGAGAATGAAAAAGTTGAATTATGGGTTTTATCACAAAAATCTGAGAAGTAA
- a CDS encoding SDR family NAD(P)-dependent oxidoreductase, which produces MKSKTALIIGSSRGIGLAIVEELLKRNWNVIGTIREGKRTKLHDLAEKWKDKLQIQYLDITIPAQIEAIKSNFREEELDLVFVNAGAVNEKGMKETIGEISTEEFVKVMVTNTLSPMRVVEQLIEKVHKGGVVGVMSSGQGSISDNENGGNDVYRASKAGLNMIMRSFAARKGKEHALLLLAPGWIKTDMGGEEAKFSIEEVIGDIVDTIVNQEGKIGLQYLDRFAKPVKW; this is translated from the coding sequence ATGAAAAGTAAAACTGCACTTATAATTGGTTCTTCAAGAGGAATTGGTTTGGCTATTGTAGAAGAGTTATTAAAACGAAACTGGAATGTAATTGGAACTATACGAGAAGGTAAGAGAACAAAACTTCATGATTTGGCTGAAAAATGGAAAGATAAACTTCAAATACAATATCTTGATATAACAATACCTGCTCAAATAGAAGCTATTAAATCTAATTTTAGAGAAGAAGAATTAGACCTTGTTTTTGTTAATGCAGGTGCTGTAAATGAAAAGGGTATGAAAGAAACAATTGGTGAAATTTCAACTGAAGAATTTGTCAAAGTTATGGTTACAAATACTCTTTCTCCTATGAGAGTAGTTGAACAACTTATTGAAAAAGTTCATAAAGGTGGAGTTGTTGGTGTGATGTCTTCAGGACAGGGAAGTATTTCTGATAATGAAAATGGTGGTAATGATGTTTATCGAGCGAGTAAAGCAGGACTAAATATGATTATGAGAAGTTTTGCTGCAAGAAAAGGTAAAGAACATGCACTTTTACTTTTAGCCCCAGGATGGATTAAAACAGATATGGGAGGAGAAGAAGCAAAATTTTCTATTGAAGAAGTAATTGGAGATATTGTTGATACTATTGTTAATCAAGAAGGAAAAATAGGGCTTCAATATTTAGATCGTTTTGCTAAGCCTGTTAAATGGTAG